One stretch of Acropora muricata isolate sample 2 chromosome 12, ASM3666990v1, whole genome shotgun sequence DNA includes these proteins:
- the LOC136892726 gene encoding uncharacterized protein, whose protein sequence is MTDELPFERKFENLHLGKGASKQEQENEAQENRQQTPERGKDTKKKAIPSQRKLFPPHPEAENYPGKWLLNHPWQDERPDPEVKIDNTIQQAAHYPLLEQWKSGKTVHLRRGYDDLPEFVSQMRRKKEFEMLKEYMNAKTEEDKKSKMTPHMKEIEDDEEPRDKPSSARDQSLKAYSLDPTKRENQQEKRLRYLDCEYMLKMYLPENRTTWFKHENPPPDLIRTINSDKKDKRWIFIPSFRRSKIALLDWPEDEIVTEESTIRILVVRPCQFEDYVERCGHTFPIISLPNDEIGAGYARFWIQKIAMRLKLDFIWMIDDSVECFYEYHPNKKPNSFSDQRRRQFGLVFERIEGFVKPAANIAAMSPRGGPPGRPVSNPFTRKPPIGAVYLNVKALKEKEVFYRPELKVFEDMMFGYECFMNRLNVFRDNRVQLEDHDWKHTGAMSPSVRPPKESE, encoded by the coding sequence ATGACTGATGAACTGCCATTTGAACGAAAATTTGAGAACTTACATTTAGGAAAGGGGGCCAGCAAGCAAGAGCAAGAAAATGAAGCACAAGAAAATCGTCAGCAAACACCAGAGAGAGGTAAAGATACGAAAAAGAAGGCCATCCCATCACAAAGAAAACTTTTTCCCCCACATCCGGAAGCAGAAAACTATCCAGGGAAATGGCTTCTGAATCACCCATGGCAAGACGAACGTCCAGACCCCGAGGTGAAAATAGATAATACCATTCAACAGGCTGCACACTATCCTCTTCTGGAACAATGGAAGTCTGGTAAGACTGTTCATCTTAGAAGGGGCTATGATGATCTCCCAGAGTTTGTGAGCCAAATGAGGAGAAAAAAAGAGTTTGAAATGTTGAAAGAATACATGAATGCCAAAACGGAGGAGGATAAAAAGAGTAAAATGACTCCACACATGAAAGAGATAGAGGATGACGAAGAACCGAGAGACAAACCATCCTCCGCTCGTGATCAAAGCCTTAAGGCTTATTCTTTGGACCCAACAAAGCGCGAAAATCAGCAAGAAAAAAGACTCCGCTATCTCGACTGCGAGTACATGTTAAAGATGTACTTGCCAGAGAATCGGACGACATGGTTCAAGCACGAGAATCCCCCTCCAGACTTAATTAGAACGATAAACAGTGACAAGAAAGACAAGAGATGGATCTTTATTCCCTCTTTCCGTCGTTCCAAGATAGCGTTGTTGGATTGGCCAGAAGATGAAATTGTAACGGAAGAATCGACCATTCGAATACTTGTAGTAAGACCTTGCCAGTTTGAAGACTATGTTGAGCGGTGTGGGCACACGTTCCCTATTATTAGCCTACCAAATGATGAGATTGGAGCCGGTTATGCTCGATTTTGGATCCAAAAGATTGCTATGCGTCTGAAGCTGGATTTCATTTGGATGATTGACGACAGCGTTGAATGCTTTTATGAGTACCACCCTAACAAGAAGCCCAACAGTTTCTCAGATCAGAGACGTCGACAATTTGGTCTTGTTTTTGAACGCATCGAAGGATTTGTCAAACCAGCAGCAAACATTGCAGCCATGAGTCCTAGAGGGGGCCCACCAGGACGCCCAGTGAGTAATCCATTTACCCGCAAACCTCCAATAGGCGCTGTGTACCTGAACGTCAAGGCCCTAAAAGAAAAAGAGGTGTTCTATCGACCTGAACTTAAAGTATTTGAAGACATGATGTTTGGTTATGAATGCTTTATGAATAGGCTAAACGTTTTCAGGGACAACCGCGTTCAACTCGAAGACCACGATTGGAAACACACTGGAGCCATGAGTCCTTCCGTGCGACCACCAAAAGAATCTGAGTGA
- the LOC136893126 gene encoding THAP domain-containing protein 11-like: MGKFSCCVPGCTNNWRNSPEKKFHTLPSDAKVRRSYEKLIRNENLKLNAQHTRICGDHFPDGERMCRTQLPSIFPWTATPKKRRVIEKHEVPSTTKKIRKGLEACELRSEDVFAEEIENNVSDNEVPVSEDIDFVVCIDQACQTEDFRDLEDLKAKIETLKKEIEALNKENEDLKKNIRETIWSFR, translated from the exons ATGGGTAAATTTAGCTGTTGTGTTCCAGGATGCACAAATAACTGGAGGAACTCGCCAGAaaaaaagtttcacactttGCCGAGTGATGCTAAAGTCAGGCGTTCGTATGAAAAACTCATACGGAACGAGAATTTGAAGCTAAATGCACAACACACTAGGATTTGTGGAGATCATTTTCCTGATGGAGAAAGAATGTGCAGAACTCAACTTCCCTCGATATTTCCTTGGACTGCGACTCCTAAAAAGCGACGAGTTATTGAGAAGCATGAAGTACCTTCTACGACCAAAAAAATTCGGAAAGGGTTAGAAGCATGCGAGCTTCGTAGTGAAGATGTGTTTGCTGAAGAAATCGAAAACAATGTCAGTGACAATGAGGTACCTGTATCTGAAGATATTGATTTTGTGGTCTGTATAGATCAAGCTTGCCAAACGGAAGACTTCAGAGATTTAGAGGATTTGAAAGCTAAGATTGAAACTCTTAAGAAAGAGATCGAGGCACTGAATAAAGAGAACGAGGATCTGAAGAAGAACATCAGGGAAACAAT TTGGTCGTTCCGATAA
- the LOC136892646 gene encoding uncharacterized protein → MEMSLEEPEPVPFHPQPDVPTSFHLVEEGSQRRRTKLVDSLGFSYNVRSKRPYATYWQCTVRPKGNQCKATVIERDGVFTAGQAVHNHSQAVGTYTAVKIISTVKRKAVADVFKPASAIVDEVLVEELNTPCPALPKPENIARAANRLRQQLRPEDPRDLNFSVEEDAFPAGFYKGEVSVKERRHLIFGTDQQLTQLAASTSWYVDGTFKLVSRPFQQLLSINAFVRSGDCAKQVPLVFVMMSGRRKSDYKKVLREIINLLPSTAVQHVTVDFEKGLWSALRTVLPDVQIRGCVFHWTQAVWRKVQELGLQVAYTEDQGTYGWIRKLLALPFLPYTEITTQFERLRLGAEGPRKDLAEYIASQWIYNTIFPVKDWSVFMQPVRTNNDIEGWHNALNRRASGRSSLPFYVLINLLNREARLVEVQMRLVADHKLTRIQRRKYRVLQTMNSGSSTSPGKRQQGSF, encoded by the exons ATGGAGATGTCATTGGAAGAGCCTGAGCCTGTCCCCTTCCATCCACAGCCTGACGTTCCCACCTCTTTTCATCTGGTTGAGGAAGGTTCACAGAGGAGAAGAACCAAACTGGTTGACAGCCTGGGCTTCTCCTACAACGTTCGTTCCAAAAGGCCTTACGCGACCTACTGGCAGTGTACGGTGCGCCCAAAAGGCAACCAGTGCAAGGCCACTGTCATCGAGCGTGATGGTGTCTTCACCGCAGGTCAGGCCGTCCACAACCATTCCCAGGCGGTTGGTACCTATACCGCTGTCAAGATTATTTCGACAGTAAAACGAAAAGCAGTCGCCGATGTCTTCAAGCCAGCTTCAGCAATTGTTGATGAG GTCCTTGTAGAAGAACTCAACACACCTTGTCCTGCCCTTCCCAAGCCCGAAAACATCGCTAGAGCTGCGAATCGCCTTCGTCAACAACTGCGGCCAGAGGACCCGCGCGATCTAAACTTCAGCGTCGAAGAAGATGCCTTTCCTGCAGGCTTCTACAAGGGGGAGGTCAGTGTGAAGGAACGACGCCACCTGATTTTTGGGACAGATCAGCAGCTGACGCAACTCGCCGCCAGCACGTCCTGGTACGTGGATGGGACGTTCAAGCTGGTGAGCCGTCCATTTCAACAGCTCCTTTCCATAAACGCATTTGTGCGTTCAGGTGATTGTGCCAAACAAGTACCGCTGGTATTCGTCATGATGTCCGGTCGAAGGAAAAGCGATTACAAGAAG GTTCTGCGAGAGATCATAAATTTGCTTCCCTCAACTGCAGTACAGCATGTGACAGTGGACTTTGAAAAAGGGCTGTGGTCAGCCCTGAGGACTGTTCTCCCAGACGTCCAGATTCGGGGCTGTGTTTTCCACTGGACACAAGCAGTATGGAGAAAG GTCCAAGAGCTTGGTTTACAAGTGGCCTACACTGAAGACCAAGGCACCTATGGGTGGATAAGGAAGTTGTTGGCACTTCCTTTCTTGCCATACACCGAAATAACAACGCAGTTCGAGCGCCTACGCCTTGGAGCTGAGGGTCCACGTAAAGATCTGGCGGAATACATAGCATCACAGTGGATCTACAATACCATATTCCCCGTGAAGGACTGGTCCGTCTTCATGCAGCCCGTCCGAACAAACAATGACATCGAAGGGTGGCATAACGCTTTAAATCGACGAGCCAGCGGCCGCTCCAGCCTGCCATTCTACGTCCTCATCAATTTACTCAACCGAGAAGCGCGGCTGGTTGAAGTGCAAATGCGACTTGTTGCTGACCATAAGCTGACGCGTATCCAACGGAGAAAATATCGCGTTCTGCAGACCATGAACAGTGGGAGCAGTACCAGTCCAGGAAAAAGACAGCAAGGCAGCTTTTGA